The Deinococcus carri genome has a window encoding:
- a CDS encoding amidohydrolase family protein, translated as MTASPLLALTGRLFDGEKLWPHAMVLLRGGRVLEVAEHLPLPEGTEVLDAGPEATILPGLVDLHVHARPHYARWFPEAGVTTVRDAGNSLDMLAELRALAFTGKGPHVFGAGTILDGSDSIFRHFGEGVLGEVGDRAAGAWAIHHPEEARAAVDALAAAGVETVKLYEQLPPAAYAAAVRRAQEHGLPVMTDLGTRWTRGLNGAQVDALEALGLGVRTVEHATGFALAFQRLGFDPTTQFPDEGLLDRFARAVVEAEAVLVPTLSVHEGLRQARRADLGRLPHGRRTGETADSLRAMWDGLHAATAPLQPTAAWDARLAAALTRRVLDLGGQVGAGTDTPAGVDNLPGGGLHAELEHLVTQAHLTPTEALRAATGTAGRLLAQGGQPSVGVLRPGAHADALIVEGDPARDIMATRRLRTVVRAGRVWTVGVSA; from the coding sequence ATGACCGCTTCCCCCCTGCTGGCCCTCACCGGACGCCTCTTCGACGGTGAAAAGCTCTGGCCCCACGCGATGGTGCTGCTGCGGGGCGGGCGCGTGCTGGAGGTGGCCGAACATCTGCCCCTGCCGGAGGGGACGGAGGTGCTGGACGCCGGGCCGGAGGCCACCATCCTCCCCGGTCTGGTGGACCTGCATGTCCACGCCCGGCCCCACTACGCGCGCTGGTTCCCGGAGGCGGGTGTGACCACCGTGCGCGATGCCGGGAACAGCCTCGACATGCTGGCGGAGTTGCGGGCGCTGGCTTTCACAGGCAAGGGGCCGCATGTGTTCGGGGCGGGAACCATTCTGGACGGCTCCGACAGCATCTTCCGGCACTTCGGGGAAGGGGTGCTGGGCGAGGTGGGCGACCGCGCGGCAGGGGCGTGGGCCATCCACCACCCGGAGGAGGCCAGGGCCGCGGTGGATGCCCTCGCCGCGGCGGGTGTGGAGACGGTCAAGCTGTACGAACAGCTTCCCCCGGCCGCCTACGCGGCGGCGGTGCGGCGGGCGCAGGAACATGGCCTCCCCGTGATGACGGACCTGGGTACCCGCTGGACCCGCGGCCTGAACGGCGCGCAGGTGGATGCCCTGGAGGCCCTGGGCCTGGGCGTCCGCACGGTGGAACATGCCACCGGCTTCGCGCTCGCCTTCCAGCGCCTCGGCTTCGACCCCACCACGCAGTTTCCCGACGAGGGCCTGCTCGACCGGTTCGCGCGGGCGGTGGTGGAGGCGGAAGCGGTGCTGGTGCCCACCCTCAGCGTTCACGAGGGGCTGCGGCAGGCGCGGCGGGCGGACCTGGGCCGGCTGCCGCACGGGCGGCGAACAGGGGAGACCGCCGACAGTCTGCGGGCCATGTGGGACGGGCTGCATGCGGCCACCGCCCCGCTTCAGCCCACCGCGGCGTGGGATGCCCGTCTCGCCGCCGCGCTGACCCGGCGCGTGCTGGACCTGGGCGGGCAGGTCGGCGCGGGCACCGACACGCCGGCAGGGGTGGACAACCTCCCCGGCGGGGGCCTGCACGCCGAGCTGGAACACCTCGTCACCCAGGCGCACCTCACCCCCACCGAGGCCCTGCGCGCCGCGACCGGGACAGCGGGCCGTCTGCTCGCCCAGGGCGGACAGCCATCTGTCGGTGTCCTGCGCCCCGGTGCCCACGCCGACGCGCTTATCGTGGAGGGCGACCCGGCGCGGGACATCATGGCCACCCGCCGTCTGCGTACCGTGGTCCGGGCGGGGCGCGTCTGGACAGTTGGCGTGTCGGCCTGA